Proteins from one Lepidochelys kempii isolate rLepKem1 chromosome 6, rLepKem1.hap2, whole genome shotgun sequence genomic window:
- the AMPD3 gene encoding AMP deaminase 3 isoform X3, with protein sequence MPRQFPKLNISEVDEQVRLLAEKVFAKVLREEDSKDALSLFTVPEDCPIGQKEAKERELQKELAEQHSVETAKRKKSFRMIRSQSLSLQMPTQEWKAPSISSLPSPATPVLLGVGQSVQEAFTVPEFQRVTIGGDYCAGVTVDDYEQAAKGLVKALRIREKYCRLAYHRFPRTTAQYLCTMQDEKWKMEDEVCPDFHPPPGKLENPYNLDDAPGNLDYVVKMQGGILFVYDNKETMKLNEPRSLPYPDLVTYTLDLSHVLALIADGPTKTYCHRRLNFLESKFSLHEMLNEMSEFKELKSNPHRDFYNVRKVDTHIHAAACMNQKHLLKFIKRTYKTESNRIVVEKEGKKMTLKQVFESLHMDPYDLTVDSLDVHAGRQTFHRFDKFNSKYNPVGASELRDLYLKTENYLGGEYFARMVKEVARELEENKYQYMEPRLSIYGRSPDEWQNLATWFIEHKVYSPNIRWVIQVPRIYDIFRSKNLLASFGKMLENIFLPLFEATVNPTDHRELHLFLKYVTGFDSVDDESKHTDHMFSNRSPNPDLWTSEKNPPYSYYLYYMYANIMVLNNLRKERGMSTFLFRPHCGEAGSITHLVSAFLTSDNISHGLLLKKSPVLQYLYYLAQIPIAMSPLSNNSLFLEYSKNPLREFLHKGLHISLSTDDPMQFHYTKEALMEEYAIAAQVWKLSTCDSCELARNSVIQSGLSHKEKQKFLGVNYYKEGPAGNDIRKTNVAQIRMAFRYETLCNELSFLSDAMKSEEITVLSKESQHQETSQSSS encoded by the exons GAAGAAAAGTTTCAGGATGATTCGGTCCCAGTCCTTGTCATTACAAATGCCAACCCAAGAGTGGAAGGCACCATCAATCAGttcacttccctctcctgcaACTCCAGTTCTTCTAGGTGTTGGTCAGTCAGTCCAAGAGGCATTTACAGTTCCAGAGTTTCAGAGAGTTACAATCGGTGGGGATTACTGTGCTGGG GTTACAGTTGATGATTACGAACAGGCTGCGAAGGGCCTGGTGAAAGCTCTGCGAATTCGAGAGAAGTATTGTCGCCTTGCTTACCATCGCTTTCCAAGAACAACAGCACAGTATTTATGCACTATGCAAGATGAAAAATGGAAGATGGAAGATGAAGTATGTCCAG ATTTCCATCCACCCCCAGGAAAACTAGAGAATCCTTACAACCTTGACGATGCGCCGGGCAATTTGGATTATGTTGTCAAAATGCAAGGAGGCATTCTCTTTGTTTATGACAATAAAGAAACGATGAAACTCAATGAGCCACGGAGTCTGCCATATCCTGATCTGGTGACCTACACACTTGACCTCAGCCATGTTCTTGCTCTCATTGCAGATGGTCCAAC AAAAACATATTGCCACAGACGACTTAACTTTTTAGAATCTAAATTCAGTTTACATGAGATGCTAAATGAAATGTCTGAATTTAAAGAACTGAAGAGTAATCCCCATCGAGACTTCTATAACGTGAGAAAG GTTGATACTCATATCCATGCTGCTGCCTGCATGAATCAGAAACATTTGCTGAAGTTTATTAAGCGCACTTACAAAACAGAGTCAAATCGGATTGTTGTAGAGAAAGAAGGCAAGAAGATGACTTTAAAACAAGTGTTTGAGAGCCTTCACATGGATCCTTATGACCTCACTGTAGACTCTTTAGATGTCCATGCT GGTCGCCAAACATTTCATCGGTTTGATAAATTTAACTCCAAGTACAATCCAGTTGGTGCCAGTGAGCTAAGGGACTTGTACCTGAAAACTGAGAACTACCTTGGTGGTGAATACTTTGCTCGTATGGTCAAG GAAGTAGCTCGTGAACTAGAAGAAAATAAATACCAGTATATGGAACCTCGGTTATCCATTTATGGGCGGTCTCCAGATGAATGGCAGAATTTGGCAACATGGTTCATTGAACACAAGGTTTATTCACCCAACATACGCTGGGTGATTCAGGTTCCCAGAATTTA TGACATATTTAGGTCAAAAAATCTTCTGGCTAGTTTTGGGAAAATGTTAGAGAACATCTTCTTACCTCTGTTTGAGGCAACCGTCAATCCCACAGATCACAGGGAGCTGCACCTCTTCCTCAAATAT GTGACTGGCTTTGACAGTGTTGATGATGAGTCTAAACATACCGACCACATGTTCTCTAACAGAAGTCCTAACCCTGACCTCTGGACCAGTGAAAAGAATCCTCCAtatagttattatttgtattacatgtACGCCAACATCATGGTGCTCAACAACCTTAGAAA GGAAAGAGGCATGAGTACCTTCCTATTTCGCCCTCATTGTGGAGAAGCTGGGTCCATCACTCATCTGGTGTCAGCCTTTCTGACATCTGACAACATTTCTCATGGATTACTCCTGAAGAAG AGTCCAGTTCTTCAGTATCTTTATTATCTTGCACAAATTCCCATTGCCATGTCTCCACTTAGCAACAATAGCCTATTCCTTGAGTATTCAAAAAATCCACTACGGGAATTTCTACATAAGGGACTTCACATTTCCCTCTCTACAGACGATCCTATGCAATTCCATTATACAAAG GAAGCACTTATGGAGGAATATGCCATAGCAGCTCAAGTGTGGAAACTGAGCACGTGTGACTCCTGTGAGCTAGCAAGAAACAGCGTAATACAAAGTGGGTTATCACATAAG gaaaaacaaaaattcttaGGGGTAAATTATTATAAAGAAGGGCCTGCAGGAAATGACATTCGAAAGACAAATGTGGCACAAATCCGAATGGCTTTCAGGTATGAGACACTGTGTAATGAGCTCAGCTTCCTGTCTGACGCAATGAAATCAGAAGAGATTACAGTTCTATCTAAAGAGTCACAGCACCAAGAAACAAGCCAGTCTTCCTCCTGA